The nucleotide sequence CGCCGCGTCGGTGAGGGCCTGGCCGAAGGCGCGCCACCGGGGGCCCACCTCCTCGCCATAGGCACGGAAGAAGGCGAAGTCCCCCACCGATGCGTCGGCGAAGTGGCGCTTCAGGTGACGGAGGATGAGCTGACCTCCGAGGGTGGAGCCCTCCAGCACGTAGAAGCAACCGAGCGCCTCGGGCACTCCGGACAGCGGCGGCAGGTGCGGGCAGCGGGGCAGTTGGGCCAGCGAGGCGGCGTCATGGCCGAGCGCGCGCAGGTCCTCCTCCAGCAGGGGCACCTTCCAGCGCTCGTGCGTACGCAGGGCGGGCACGGCTTCCGTCAGCCGGGCGGAGAGCTCCCCTTCCAGCGGGACATAGAAGCCATACAGGGCTTCCAGGTGGCGTCGGTAGTCGCCAGGCGTGAGGCCCGGCTCCATCAGCCGAACCGCGGCCTCGGTGCGCTCGTGGTGGGGGCGCGTCTCCGTCTTCAATCGCTGCAGCAGGGACAAGGTGTTTGGAAGATGGCCTCAACCCTGCACGGGGGGAACCGATTTGCTTGGTCAACTGTCCACCCGGTTACCTCCGCATCACCCTGACGCACGGTTGGAGGGGCCCACAGGGGCGGAGTGTTCACCGGGCGCGTGGGGGCTTGGGACTCCGCGCGGGCCCTGTGCGCCCGTCAGGAACCCGGGCCGCCATCCGACCCTCGGGGCCATGCGAATCCTGACACTCGACACGGTGCCGGCACAGACCTGGCCCTACCTGTCCGCGGCACCGCGCGGCGGAGCGGAGATACGACACTTTCCATTGCTGCGCGGCACGGTGGACGCGCTGCCGGAGGACCTGGAGGCGCTGCTGGTGCTGTCGGACCTGCAGGGCGTGGCGACGCATGCGCTGCATGACGGCGCCGTGGCGCTGCTGGGCGAGGTGCTGGCGGACACGTTCGCGTCGCTGGGGGAGCTGGGGGAACTGCCCCTGCCGGCGCATACGGGCGTGGTGCTCGCGGGGGACCTGTACTCGGATGCGAGCGCGAATGTACGCGGGGCCTCGGGGGATGTGCGGTCCGTGTGGAAGGCCTTCGCGGCGCACTACCGCTGGGTGGTGGGCGTGGCGGGGAATCACGACACGTTCGGCAGCGCGCGCGAGCAGGAGCGCTTCAAGCAGCAGCCTGGGGTGTACCTGCTGGATGGCGAGGCGGTGGACGTGGATGGGCTGCGAGTGGGGGGCGTGGGCGGCATCATCGGTCGGCCGGACAAGCTGGGGCGGCGCGAGGAGGAGGAGCACCTGGGGTTGATGCGCGAGGTGCTGCGCGACGAGCCTGAGGTGCTCGTGCTGCACGCGGGTCCGGATGTTCCTGGCACGGATGTTCGTGGCAGTGCGGTCATCCGCGAGGTGCTGGAGCAACGGGAGGGCTTGCTGGTCGTGTGCGGGCACGCGCACTGGGAGGAGCCGCTGGCCGTGCTGCATGGGGGGACGCAGGTGTTGAACGTGGACAGCCGGGCCGTGCTGCTCCAGCGGGGCGGGTGAGTCGCTGCATTTCCGTGGAGCGGTATCGTCCGGGGATATGACTGTGCGCTCCCGGGTTTGTCTGTCGCTGTCCTTGCTGCCCGCTGTGCTTCTGCTGGCGTGCGCCGCGTCCTCGACTGGGAGGCACGCGTGGGAGGACGCGGAGCGTTTGGAGCGCTGCGGGCAATCGGACGCGGAGCAGTGTGTCGCCCTTGCCTGTGAAGGTGGCGACTGCGGCCTCTTCGACTGCGAGGACGTGGAGTCGCAAGCCCTGGCTGCCGTGCCGCATGAGGTGGAG is from Pyxidicoccus trucidator and encodes:
- a CDS encoding metallophosphoesterase family protein; this translates as MRILTLDTVPAQTWPYLSAAPRGGAEIRHFPLLRGTVDALPEDLEALLVLSDLQGVATHALHDGAVALLGEVLADTFASLGELGELPLPAHTGVVLAGDLYSDASANVRGASGDVRSVWKAFAAHYRWVVGVAGNHDTFGSAREQERFKQQPGVYLLDGEAVDVDGLRVGGVGGIIGRPDKLGRREEEEHLGLMREVLRDEPEVLVLHAGPDVPGTDVRGSAVIREVLEQREGLLVVCGHAHWEEPLAVLHGGTQVLNVDSRAVLLQRGG
- a CDS encoding biliverdin-producing heme oxygenase gives rise to the protein MSLLQRLKTETRPHHERTEAAVRLMEPGLTPGDYRRHLEALYGFYVPLEGELSARLTEAVPALRTHERWKVPLLEEDLRALGHDAASLAQLPRCPHLPPLSGVPEALGCFYVLEGSTLGGQLILRHLKRHFADASVGDFAFFRAYGEEVGPRWRAFGQALTDAAAQAASADFDARTVKGAQDTFDAFGTWLLRETGHASLRA